The Brassica napus cultivar Da-Ae chromosome C7, Da-Ae, whole genome shotgun sequence genome has a segment encoding these proteins:
- the LOC106425566 gene encoding uncharacterized protein LOC106425566, whose product MLQIRVANGMLSFTSMGGQIDHTVTGTPGPFAFRLHGQTHHRIGSLLPPEGNAPQYLQMYIVDTENEIANRKKAFSKGTSSVEIDDSLIADLIKMLDENNHLAKTFRHARDRLLSGDAVEFSLTLVNQKHRGRQYDLPTAGEIGGLIIGDFNSKTAGKDIVLEYKSAKLQRISDLHPLFMSLQYPLLFPYGEYGYDEKIPSDVSVNSKIKREYMTMREYYAHQIQTRPSEGMTIIKLGRLLHQYIVDTYTATEQERLRFIRLNQKKLRAELYTNVCDALDSGDTDVAHIGRKVILPSSFTAGPSYMSEKYQDAMALCRFYGSPNLFITFTANPNWVELKEHMDAYGGGSPNNRPDLECRVFKLKLDEMMSDLKKGVFFPKMVAGIL is encoded by the coding sequence ATGCTACAGATTCGAGTTGCTAATGGAATGTTATCATTCACATCGATGGGTGGTCAGATTGACCACACTGTGACAGGTACTCCTGGACCCTTCGCATTTAGGCTCCATGGGCAGACTCACCACAGGATTGGCTCTCTCCTCCCACCTGAGGGCAATGCTCCTCAGTATCTGCAGATGTATATAGTGGACACAGAAAATGAAATAGCAAACAGAAAGAAGGCTTTCAGCAAAGGTACATCCTCTGTGGAGATTGATGACAGTTTGATAGCTGATTTAATCAAAATGTTGGATGAGAATAATCACCTGGCCAAAACTTTCCGTCATGCAAGAGATCGTCTTTTATCCGGTGATGCAGTTGAGTTCAGCCTCACCTTAGTAAATCAGAAGCATAGAGGGAGGCAATATGACTTGCCAACAGCTGGAGAGATTGGTGGCCTGATAATTGGTGATTTCAATTCAAAAACGGCAGGTAAAGACATTGTGCTTGAGTACAAATCAGCAAAGCTCCAGAGGATAAGCGATTTACACCCTCTATTTATGAGCCTTCAGTACCCATTACTCTTTCCATATGGAGAATACGGTTATGACGAGAAAATACCCTCTGATGTGTCTGTCAACTCTAAGATTAAAAGAGAATACATGACAATGAGAGAATACTATGCTCACCAGATCCAAACTAGACCATCTGAGGGTATGACTATCATCAAGTTAGGAAGGCTACTACACCAGTATATTGTCGATACTTACACTGCAACAGAGCAGGAGAGACTTCGGTTTATCAGACTTAACCAGAAGAAACTGCGAGCTGAATTATATACAAATGTCTGTGACGCCTTAGACAGTGGAGATACAGATGTTGCGCACATAGGGAGAAAAGTCATACTGCCTTCTTCATTCACTGCAGGACCCAGCTATATGTCTGAGAAGTATCAAGATGCCATGGCTCTTTGTCGATTTTATGGTAGCCCAAACCTTTTCATCACATTCACAGCAAACCCAAATTGGGTTGAACTGAAAGAGCACATGGACGCCTATGGAGGTGGCTCGCCCAACAATAGACCAGACCTTGAGTGCAGAGTTTTTAAACTTAAGCTTGACGAAATGATGTCAGACCTTAAGAAAGGTGTTTTCTTTCCAAAAATGGTTGCAGGTATATTGTAA
- the LOC106410623 gene encoding ATP-dependent DNA helicase pif1-like, with product MRLSQADKEFAKWILEVGNGTAPTVATEGRCGEESEQVLIGEEFMIPISDHPQQAISEAAYPDFIKNYLNRTYLTERAILAPTNASANEINSYLLSKVPSAEKEYLSSDSVAFESTPEEDFTNNYTQEYLNSLEFQGLPPHKLCVKVGAPVMMLRNLDQYNGLCNGTRMVVSRLGHRVLEAELLTGTHVGDRVLIPRIQLSPTDSIHPFTFRRRQYPIRLCYAMTINKSQGQCLKQVALYLPRPVFSHGQLYVALSRVTTPEGLKILDDSEGTTRKDVVTNIVYREIFSNLQTSKSLTTKP from the coding sequence ATGAGACTGAGCCAAGCTGACAAAGAATTTGCAAAGTGGATACTCGAAGTTGGTAATGGAACAGCGCCAACTGTGGCAACAGAGGGTAGATGTGGAGAGGAAAGTGAGCAGGTTCTAATAGGAGAGGAGTTCATGATTCCGATATCTGATCATCCCCAACAGGCTATCTCAGAAGCTGCTTATCCAGACTTCATAAAGAATTACTTAAACCGGACCTATTTAACAGAAAGAGCTATCTTAGCACCCACAAACGCCAGTGCCAATGAGATCAACTCCTATCTTCTGTCTAAGGTTCCATCCGCAGAGAAAGAGTATTTGAGTTCAGACAGTGTTGCTTTTGAGAGCACACCAGAGGAGGATTTTACAAATAATTACACTCAAGAATACTTAAACTCACTAGAGTTTCAAGGTTTGCCACCGCATAAACTATGTGTGAAGGTTGGTGCTCCTGTGATGATGTTGCGCAATCTGGACCAGTATAATGGGCTATGCAATGGAACACGAATGGTTGTTTCACGGTTGGGCCACAGAGTTCTAGAGGCTGAGCTTTTAACAGGGACTCATGTTGGAGACAGAGTGCTTATTCCGAGGATACAGTTATCCCCAACAGACAGTATACATCCTTTTACTTTTCGCAGAAGGCAATATCCAATTAGGCTGTGTTATGCGATGACAATAAATAAGAGCCAAGGTCAGTGTCTGAAACAGGTTGCACTCTACCTTCCTAGACCAGTTTTTAGTCATGGCCAGCTGTATGTTGCTCTCTCACGAGTCACTACTCCAGAAGGATTGAAGATACTTGATGACAGTGAAGGCACGACAAGGAAAGACGTTGTTACTAATATTGTCTACCGAGAGATATTCAGCAATCTCCAGACCAGTAAGTCACTTACAACCAAACCCTGA
- the LOC106425565 gene encoding ATP-dependent DNA helicase RRM3-like → MLTAYFAANAKYEEARELTYIQFPSRFVYHSDIKEWTPRKQGTAIGQVPNVHPAAGDLYYHRIIVNIVKGALGFEHLATVGTTTFEEYRDACYALGLLDDDNEWHDAIVEPSFWATGRQLRRLFITVLIYCEVGNPLKLWNHVWNILAEDILYMKQREFHFPGLILQDEELKQYTLMEIERLLKENDKSLADFPGMPKPNTSVLQEISNTVLRHELNYDTEKEAAEHDKLFTTMNEDLKSIYTSVIDSVNNKSGQLFFVYGAGGTGKTFLYRTIIAKLRSVGKVVIPVASAGIAALLLPGGRTAHSRFKLPLKLSETSLCEIKYGSMLANLISKADLIIWDEAPMAHRQTFETLDHTLRDLQAMEDSAAADKPFGGKTNLLGGDFRQILPVITQGSVFQKKNSEF, encoded by the coding sequence ATGCTCACTGCGTATTTTGCTGCAAACGCCAAATATGAAGAAGCAAGGGAGCTTACGTACATTCAGTTTCCATCCCGGTTTGTCTACCACAGTGACATAAAAGAATGGACACCACGGAAGCAGGGTACAGCAATAGGTCAAGTCCCCAATGTCCACCCAGCTGCAGGCGACTTATACTACCATAGAATCATCGTCAATATTGTTAAAGGAGCACTTGGTTTTGAACACCTCGCCACTGTAGGCACTACAACATTTGAGGAGTATCGGGATGCATGCTATGCGCTTGGCTTATTGGACGACGATAATGAATGGCATGATGCTATAGTTGAGCCATCTTTCTGGGCAACAGGTCGTCAGCTAAGGAGGTTATTCATCACGGTCTTGATCTACTGTGAGGTTGGAAACCCTCTCAAGCTTTGGAATCATGTGTGGAACATCTTGGCTGAGGATATTTTGTatatgaaacagagggaatTTCATTTTCCAGGCTTGATTCTACAGGACGAGGAGTTGAAGCAGTATACATTAATGGAGATAGAAAGACTCCTCAAAGAGAATGATAAATCACTGGCTGATTTCCCTGGCATGCCAAAACCAAATACCAGTGTTCTTCAGGAGATATCAAACACAGTTCTCCGGCATGAGCTCAACTATGACACGGAAAAAGAAGCTGCAGAGCATGACAAACTTTTTACCACGATGAATGAGGACCTGAAAAGCATCTACACCTCTGTTATAGATTCTGTCAACAACAAATCTGGCCAGTTGTTCTTTGTTTATGGGGCTGGGGGAACCGGGAAGACTTTTTTATACAGAACTATTATTGCAAAACTTCGATCAGTTGGTAAAGTGGTGATACCAGTGGCGTCAGCTGGGATTGCAGCATTGTTATTACCAGGAGGAAGAACAGCGCACTCCCGCTTCAAGCTTCCTCTCAAATTGAGCGAAACATCTCTCTGTGAGATTAAATATGGTTCTATGTTGGCAAATCTGATCTCCAAAGCAGACTTGATCATATGGGACGAGGCTCCTATGGCTCACCGTCAAACGTTTGAAACGTTGGACCACACACTTAGAGACCTACAAGCTATGGAGGATTCAGCAGCTGCTGATAAACCTTTTGGTGGAAAGACAAATCTTCTTGGGGGGGATTTCAGACAGATTTTGCCTGTTATAACTCAGGGttctgtgtttcaaaaaaaaaattcagagttCTAG